In a single window of the Hyalangium gracile genome:
- a CDS encoding response regulator codes for MSTGSGQPKEELLPSGTTDQLYTTHDISRLLQVDPSTVSKWIDRGILMAFRTPGGHRRVRSADLRAFLITHQMPVPDELGSGTVKLLVVDDERPVLDAIKRAFKPYAAQVELQSTSSGVEALLLVSEQKPHGMLIDLNMPDIDGLEVCRRIRARKQMESVRLITMTSNHSPEVVEQSKQAGAIACLAKPLDVQQVLELFRIPLALGTKK; via the coding sequence ATGAGCACCGGTTCGGGTCAGCCAAAGGAAGAATTGTTGCCGTCGGGCACGACGGACCAGCTGTACACCACCCACGACATCAGTCGACTGCTGCAGGTGGATCCATCGACGGTGAGCAAGTGGATCGACCGGGGCATCCTGATGGCGTTCCGCACGCCAGGTGGCCACCGGCGCGTCCGCTCGGCGGACCTGCGGGCCTTCCTCATCACCCACCAGATGCCGGTGCCGGATGAGCTGGGCAGCGGGACGGTGAAGCTGCTGGTGGTGGATGACGAGCGTCCCGTGCTCGATGCCATCAAGCGTGCCTTCAAGCCCTACGCGGCGCAGGTGGAGCTGCAGTCCACCAGCAGCGGTGTGGAGGCGCTCCTGCTGGTGTCCGAGCAGAAGCCCCACGGCATGCTCATCGACTTGAACATGCCGGACATCGACGGTCTCGAGGTGTGCCGCCGCATCCGCGCTCGCAAGCAGATGGAGAGCGTGCGGCTCATCACCATGACGTCGAACCACTCGCCCGAGGTGGTCGAGCAGTCCAAGCAGGCCGGCGCCATCGCGTGCCTGGCCAAGCCGCTGGACGTGCAGCAGGTGCTGGAGCTGTTCCGCATCCCGCTGGCGCTCGGCACCAAGAAGTAG
- a CDS encoding KdsC family phosphatase: MTETLPKPSKQELVARAARVRLLVFDVDGVLTDGGLYYGKDGEALKRFDVKDGHALVMARLSGLPAAILTARTSSIVEVRGRELGLAAILQGKKEKGPALDELLTQFSIPAESCAYMGDDLNDLGPMSRVGLSACPADAVPEVRQEAHFVAQSPGGRGAARELVELCLKASGRWEDVVGLMKRS, translated from the coding sequence ATGACGGAGACGCTTCCCAAGCCGAGCAAGCAGGAGCTCGTCGCCCGAGCGGCCCGGGTGCGGCTGCTCGTCTTCGACGTGGACGGCGTCCTCACCGATGGCGGCCTCTACTACGGCAAGGACGGCGAGGCGCTGAAGCGCTTCGACGTGAAGGACGGCCACGCCCTGGTGATGGCCCGCCTGTCGGGCTTGCCGGCGGCCATCCTCACGGCCCGCACCTCGTCCATCGTCGAGGTCCGTGGGCGGGAGCTGGGACTGGCCGCTATCCTCCAGGGAAAGAAGGAAAAAGGGCCTGCTCTGGACGAACTGCTCACCCAGTTCTCCATACCCGCTGAGTCCTGTGCTTATATGGGGGACGACCTGAACGACCTGGGTCCTATGTCACGGGTAGGATTGTCGGCCTGTCCAGCCGATGCCGTGCCGGAGGTCCGACAGGAGGCGCACTTCGTGGCCCAGAGCCCCGGAGGTCGTGGCGCCGCTCGGGAGCTGGTCGAGTTGTGCCTGAAGGCCAGTGGTCGGTGGGAAGACGTGGTAGGTTTGATGAAAAGGTCTTGA